In Gasterosteus aculeatus chromosome 15, fGasAcu3.hap1.1, whole genome shotgun sequence, a single genomic region encodes these proteins:
- the pld1a gene encoding phospholipase D1a, with protein MLGKAPPSTSRLNLVKSEVSGGSADAADGITMADLMESLDTRELDMGEAEENDCDGNLGDCRIPFSAVYATVGFKEPDAKVYLPTVPITARIQEVERFTAAQDRFNLSHQRSVNKSLPAVFKIELKHGEFTWVVKRKEKHFMELHRELRTYKTFMRIPLPSRSHTVRRRTARKSEVREMPSLPRGGGDELVRDEQVSSRRRQLEDYLNKLLRMAMYRKYHHTMEFIDISQLSFIHDLGPKGLEGMIYKRSGGHRIPGMNCCGHSPACYRWSKRWLVVKDSCLLYMKPDSGAISFVLLVDKEFSIKMDSKDTEHKYGVRIESLSRTLVFKCSSYRHARWWGQSIESFVRSHGKPFLRDHRCGSFAQEQENIPAKWYVNGKTYMEDVADALEEAKEEIFITDWWLSPEIFLKRPVVEGNRWRLDCTLKRKAQQGVRIFVMLYKEVELALGINSGYSKRTLSHLHPNIKVMRHPDHVSSSVYLWAHHEKIVVVDQSVAFVGGIDLAYGRWDDSEHRLTDVGSVTRSVALEQAASTNAPSGRAAASADAVSRSNGRGTLPGDQVDLPKLKGVGRSRKARFSLYKHLHKHTLQHADSVSSVDSAGSGSVQSLKTGVGELQGNTRFWHGKDYCNFVYKDWIQLEKPFDDFIDRYTTPRMPWHDIASVVHGRAARDVARHFIQRWNFTKIMKPKYRSLSYPFLLPKSHSSADDLRYQVPDCVNARVQVLRSAADWSAGIKYHEESIHTAYVHVIAKSKHYIYIENQFFISCADNRTVYNKIGDAIIERILRAYKEGKKYRVYVVTPLLPGFEGDITTGGGNAIQAVMHFNYRTMIRGEYSIISQLKKEMDDHWMNYISFAGLRTHTELEGRLVTELIYVHSKMLIADDNTVIIGSANINDRSMLGKRDSEVAVIVEDSEKVAGVMDGQEYEAGPYALQLRLECFRTVLGGHTDSSIDMSDPISDRFYKEVWMTTAGRNATIYEKVFRCLPSSLVRNMSELEQYQSKPGLAQTDLARAQEELRKIRGFLVQFPLDFLSEQNLMPSVGTKEAMVPTEIWT; from the exons atgctgggtaaagcacCACCAAGTACGAGTAGACTCAACCTGGTGAAGTCTGAGGTGTCTGGCGGCTCAGCGGACGCAGCGGACGGCATCACGATGGCCGACCTCATGGAGAGCCTGGATACCAGAGAGCTGGACATGGGGGAGGCTGAGGAGAACGACTGTGATGGGAACCTGG gGGACTGTCGTATCCCATTCTCAGCGGTGTATGCCACAGTGGGCTTTAAGGAGCCCGACGCTAAGGTCTACCTGCCCACGGTGCCCATCACTGCCCGGATACAGGAGGTGGAGCGCTTCACCGCCGCACAGGACCGCTTCAACCTGTCGCACCAAAGGAGCGTCAACAAG TCTCTGCCGGCGGTGTTTAAGATCGAGCTGAAGCACGGTGAGTTCACCTGGGTGGTcaagaggaaggagaaacacTTCATGGAGCTGCACAGAGAGCTGAGAACCTACAAGACCTTCATGAGGATCCCGCTGCCATCGCGCAG CCacacagtgaggaggaggacggcgagGAAGAGCGAGGTAAGGGAGATGCCCTCCctgccgaggggggggggggacgagctgGTGCGCGATGAGCAGGTCTCCAGCAGGAGG AGACAATTAGAAGACTATTTGAACAAGCTGCTGAGGATGGCAATGTACCGCAAATATCACCATACT ATGGAGTTCATTGACATCAGCCAGCTGTCTTTCATTCATGACTTGGGGCCCAAAGGACT AGAAGGGATGATCTATAAGCGCTCAGGAGGACATCGTATCCCCGGCATGAACTGCTGTGGTCACAGCCCGGCCTGCTACCGCTGGTCCAAACG ctgGCTGGTGGTGAAGGACTCGTGCCTGCTGTACATGAAGCCAGACTCGGGGGCGATCTCCTTCGTCCTCCTGGTGGATAAAGAGTTCAGCATCAAGATGGACTCCAAAGACACAGAGCACAAATATGGAGTGCGGATTGAAAGCCTCTCCAG GACCCTGGTGTTTAAGTGCAGCAGCTACAGACACGCGCGCTGGTGGGGCCAGAGCATCGAGAGCTTCGTGAGGAGTCACGGGAAGCCTTTCCTCCGAGATCACCGCTGCGGATCGTTTGCACAGGAGCAGGAAAACATCCCCGCCAAATG GTACGTGAACGGAAAGACGTACATGGAGGACGTGGCGGATGCTTTGGAGGAGGCTAAAGAGGAAATCTTCATCACCGACTGGTG GCTGAGTCCAGAGATCTTCCTAAAGAGACCCGTGGTGGAGGGAAACCGGTGGAGGCTGGACTGCACCCTGAAACGCAAAGCC CAACAGGGAGTGCGTATCTTTGTGATGTTGTACAAGGAGGTGGAGCTCGCCCTGGGCATAAATTCAGGCTACAGCAAGAGGACCCTCTCACACCTGCACCCCAACATCAAG GTGATGCGTCATCCAGATCACGTGTCCTCCTCCGTGTATCTGTGGGCGCATCACGAGAAGATCGTCGTCGTTGACCAATCAGTGGCCTTCGTGGGCGGGATAGACCTGGCGTACGGTCGCTGGGACGACAGCGAGCATCGACTGACAGATGTCGGCAGCGTGACGCGCTCGGTGGCCCTCGAGCAG GCCGCCTCCACCAACGCTCCGTCCGGTAGGGCCGCGGCCTCCGCCGATGCCGTCTCCAGGAGCAACGGACGAGGGACGCTGCCCGGGGATCAGGTTGACCTGCCCAAGCTGAAGGGCGTGGGACGCAGCCGCAAGGCGCGCTTCAGTCTGTAcaaacacctgcacaaacataCTCTGCAGCACGCAGACAGCGTCAGCAGCGTCGACAGCGCAG GGAGCGGTTCGGTGCAAAGCCTCAAGACAGGTGTTGGAGAGTTACAGGGAAACACACGCTTCTGGCATGGAAAAGATTACTGCAACTTTGTCTACAAGGACTGGATCCAGTTGGAGAAACCTTTCGACG ACTTCATCGACAGGTACACCACTCCCAGGATGCCTTGGCATGACATCGCCTCAGTGGTTCATGGCAGGGCAGCGCGGGATGTGGCCAGGCACTTCATCCAGCGCTGGAACTTCACTAAG ATCATGAAGCCAAAGTACCGCTCCCTGTCTTATCCGTTCCTGCTGCCCAAGTCTCACTCCAGTGCCGATGACCTCAGATACCAAGTTCCTGACTGTGTCAACGCCAGAGTGCAG GTGTTGCGGTCTGCAGCAGATTGGTCTGCAGGTATAAAGTACCACGAGGAGTCCATCCACACTGCCTACGTCCACGTCATCGCTAAGAGCAAACACTACATCTACATCGAG AACCAGTTCTTCATCAGCTGTGCCGACAACAGGACGGTCTACAACAAGATCGGAGACGCCATCATTGAAAGGATCCTTCGAGCTTACAA GGAGGGTAAGAAGTACCGCGTGTACGTGGTCACGCCGCTGCTCCCGGGATTTGAGGGGGATATCACCACGGGAGGAGGGAACGCCATTCAGGCCGTCATGCACTTCAACTACAG AACCATGATCAGAGGAGAATACTCCATCATCTCTCAGCTGAAAAAGGAGA tgGACGACCATTGGATGAACTACATCTCCTTCGCCGGCCTGCGGACTCACACCGAGCTGGAGGGGCGCCTGGTCACAGAGCTCATCTACGTGCACAGCAAGATGCTCATCGCCGATGACAACACGGTCATCATCG GTTCCGCTAACATCAACGACAGaagcatgctgggtaaacgCGACAGCGAGGTGGCGGTGATCGTCGAGGACTCTGAAAAGGTGGCCGGAGTGATGGACGGACAGGAGTACGAAGCTGGACCCTACGCGCTTCAGCTCCGCCTCGAGTGCTTCCG AACCGTCCTCGGAGGTCACACAGACTCTAGCATCGACATGTCCGACCCCATCAGTGATCGCTTCTACAAGGAGGTGTGGATGACCACCGCTGGACGCAACGCCACTATATATGAGAAG gtGTTTCGCTGCCTTCCATCGTCCCTGGTGAGGAACATGTCCGAGCTGGAGCAGTACCAGTCCAAACCAGGTTTGGCTCAGACCGACTTGGCCCGCGCTCAGGAGGAGCTGCGCAAGATCCGAGGCTTCCTGGTCCAGTTTCCTCTGGACTTCCTGTCCGAGCAGAACCTCATGCCCTCTGTTGGAACGAAGGAGGCCATGGTCCCAACTGAGATTTGGACTTAA